aaggcttggatcttgcaagtccccaaccgaggagcttccctcactcaggaacttaggggagaactgtttgtaccatacttgaccaatcctgaaattactgagcaccggtcaacgttataccgtcaaggacccataagagtttctctccaaccaggaggccaatcacagcgcgacacgtgtcgacatcagaagccaatcatagcgcaacacgtgtcaacattagaagccaatcacaacacgacacatgtcaatgtcaaaatgaaactagaaactctcttctataaatagagatcattctctcacaatatttcctaatgtcatttgtactaaatcattcactagtgctcactaaaggagagcttgaacctatgtacttatgtaaacccttcacaattaatgagaactcctctactccgtggatgtagccaatctgggtgaaccacgtacatcttgtgttcgcttccctgtccctacccatttacttacttatccacactagtgatcggagcaatctagcgaaggtcacaaacttaacactttctattgtaccaaaatcctcgctgattttgtgcatcaacagacgggatttgaatgattgagatTGCGCCTGAGTTTGACTTCTAACCAAGAGATTGCACCATTGAGTGTGAATGGCTCAAATCAAGGTTCTTTCTTTGCTTTAAATATATGGACTTTACttatgttgtttcatgttacttaatttaatttaatgttgtttgatggcttaggaagttatagaaaaaaaatagaatttaaaaattttgtaaaaaaaaattaaaaataacggTCAGTTGATGTCAGCTAACTAGCCGTTGCAATTTGAATTGTGGCCCAGCTTGGGGCTGGCTGGTTGGCCTTTTGGCCCTTTTCTGTCCAATGGGTCCCACGAGCtctttggcctagccctcagttggagatggtttttggGCTATTTTTGGCCCTCTAGCCCTTTGGatctttcggttggagatggtctaacacAAACAGCCCATTCGGGTAACTAGAAAAAGCAAcccagttttttattttttttaatgacttttttgaaataaaaaagaaagcccATTCGGGAAAAAAGGCAAAAagagagaaagcaaaaaaaaaaaaaaaaaaaaagaagaaagaaagaagaaaggagaaAGGAGAAAAAGTAACGAAAAGAAAGTGAAGGAACCCACTTTGGGCAAACGaggaaacaacaaaaataagccTTATTCGGGCACACTGGGTGAAGACCCTTAATTGTCCagattttatttctcttaacaCTCAaacctttttctctttttaaagtTGAGTGCAGAAAAATCAAAACCAACATTTAAATTGGCCATACCATACCATGTAGTTTAGGAGCTGTCGAAGGAGGCCATTCATGTATCACCCCAAGCCCTGTCATTTTTGAAATCTCGGCATGGACGACATACTTGTGTTGGCGGGGGAAAGTGTAAGAGCTCTCTTCTTCTTCGGGCTTCACATGAGATGCAAGTTTAAGCCCCCCGAGTGTTTGTGTTTTGCCTTTACTAGCCATAAGCTCCATTTTAGCCGTTATTGGTTTCGACAAGTCGGCTTGTTCTCCTACAACAAATCCATTTTCATAGATTTTTCATTGATTGGGGCCATTGTTTGGCTTTTATCAATGTGTATGATTTGTTCTTCCTTGGTTATAGTTTGTTTTGTATAGGGGATTTGACACATTTGATCTATCAActttctcatattttctctGAAAGTTATGTAGCTTTCCACCATCCTTTCAAAACACTTGGTCACCTCTTCACTATATTTGATGCTTACCACATGGAGTTTAGACAATTTCTCCTCTAATTTGCCCACATCCTTATAGTAAAGCTCTTCATCCGAATGATCATTAGTTGGCATCTCATATATTGGCTCTATGTACTCATTGGTAGCACTTTGATACTCAAAGCCATTTGTTGACCTATCATAGTTTCCATGAATGTGATTGTCATCAAAAGAATAATAACTTTCACCATGGCCATAAGTTGGCCAATCTTCAAGATTATTATTGTTTAGTTGGTAGTCATTAATTGGCCAACAATCACATTCCATGGGACTTGAGTACTCTCCAGCCACGTACTCATAGGTTGGCTTCATGTGATTTTTGTCATAGCCatagtttgggcaattttcaacaCCGTCATCCTCTTCATACTCCGAAATGTAATGGTCGAAAgcatgttgagaaaaaaaatgaacataAGGATTGTTCATGATCTAACTCCATATAAGTGTCCCACTGATGTCAATATGTTCGCCCCTTAAATTTGTCATTGGCTTCGCGAGCATGCCGGGAATTTACTTGAACAAGAAATTGGTGGGTGTTGGtgtgccactactagatgccgtTAGTAGACCGGATCTGAATGATTGAGATTACGCTTGAGTTCGACTTCTAACCAAGAGATTGCACCATTGAGTGGGAGTGGCTCAAATCAAGGTTCTTTCTTTGCCTTAAagataaggactttacttatgtAGAGAAATGTAACAACatgtaaatgacaaggttgATGGAAATGTGAATGGCAGAGGAAAGTAAATGATTGGTATTGTAGATTGCTTGTAAATTCAATGATTGGAAATGAGATGTACAGAAATGCAATTATTTAAAATACAAAGCATTATAAGTACAAAGGGATGCCAAATGCAAGGTTCAAGCTTGTTCCCGACGGATTGGGCAAGTTGCTCTAGTCTTGTGGCAATTTCTGGTGGTTTGGGGAATTGCTTTGAAGgttgtaaataaaaatacaaaggaGATCGATACTACCAAGTGAGCAATAGAGCTAAAAACAAGGAAAGTAAAGGGTGTTTGGCTAAAAGTAAATGTCTACAACGGAATTGAGGAGTTGATTTGAGTAGAGTTGCTtaattgattggttgagtgtccatAATACTTGTGCCTCTACTTCTTTATATAAAGATCTGAAAGAGCCCATTTGCTGAAAACATTGAACTTGCCCAATAGAACTCCACTGCTAGCTTGCATATGAGATAATATTAAAAGAGGCCAACTCACATTTCCACCACATGTTTCCATCATAtgcaataaattaataattaaaagaagCAAGCTGGCTTCTTTCACCACATGTCCTCTGCCAAAATGTCCACATGTTGCCTTCCAATCCACTTGCAATGGGAAAGCGTGCAATTGTCTTGATTAAATAAAGCTATTAGCACACCTCTACCACCCAAACAAAAGGGAAAAGCAATATTTTAATGTCAAACCATCCCACTTGATATAGCCAAATATCTTCCAAGTTAGCCCTCTTGTACAATAATCCTCCAAATGCCATATTTTGACTTTAggcccaaataagtaaaattGTGCATATTTTAGGTGCAAACAAGTGGTTCTAGCTATGTAACCTATGCTAAGGATAATTATGAGAACAAAAGGTCAATTAACGGAAATGTTCTGCCTACTGTTAAGGATCCAATCATCTGGAAAGTGAAATGCATGATGCATGTATGACATTGAATGTTATGTTATATATTTTCTCTGGGTAGAAAATTTAGATGAAGAGGGAGGGTGAGAGAGGGGATGGAGGGGAGAGAGATGGTATGGGAAGAAGGCGAAACTGTTTCACGCGcgaatgttttttcttttatttttaatcgacattattattttattagggtgTAGCAAGGATAATATATGGTTATTAATTAATTCACTGTCAGATTAATCTAAGCGTTTTAAATCAAAGAGGACCTCACAAGTCCTCAAATGAGGTCCTTAGGTGAGCATTAATCCAGATTAAAACTGCACTTGATACAGATAATTGCTCTCATAAGGTCCTCATTTTGAGGATTTGTGAGGTCATTTTCATATGAACATTCATATTAGTCCTATGGAAGATTAAGCTAtcaatttaaataattattgtTGCACCTATACACAATAATTCTAAGAAttcattgaattaaaaaaattcaaaattctgtATGGAAAAAAAGTTCACGTGTTCAAGAAGAAGGCGATCCTTAATGATCGAGACCACACAATCTCAATTTTTTGGTGCCTTGTAATTAACTGGGTTTGAATATTATTGACAAGAGATTGGATGAAATTGGATGTTTAAAGTGATTGGAGTTTTATACAatttgattttgcaaaaataagGGATTCGGTATGACGTGAaaccttcttctctcttcttatctttttgttttatcaATTAGTATTTTGTTTCTATGTAACAAGAATTATTTATATCTATTTTAAGATGATGACTTAAGACAGGCTTGGCAATTtctgacacgacctgttaactCGACACGAAACGACACAAAATTAACAGGTTACCAGGTCAACATGATAAcaaatcgggtcgttatcgAGTAAcccgatacacgataagcaaattattaatttaataattttataccactaaattaataattatatataatataagtatattaaactaaatttagaaaatttggaaaaggaggtaatatatttttatatggtatagtactattgttttatttattttcataattattttggtaaacttctcataatttgaatggtttataatgtttggtttttctatacttagtTTATACATAAGAGAGTTCTGATGCGGAAAACCTTAccaaaaacatcatcaacataagtCTTGAAGGCAATCaggccaaagttccaatacaatttcccCCATGATGATCAGTGAAAATTGAAGGaatttataaaagaaataacatgcaagcttagATTTTCATTGGAAAGGTTTTAACTTCTGAGAAAGGTTTCGCAACCTTGAAAGAAAAACtccttcattttgcatatccttgcacatttgatattttgtagtagactagtagtgtattcgtgtttttttattaggctcttattttggagTGTAAATGTAGTACTTaatgacaaatgtgtttttatgttttgaagtaatatttatgtggcaatgtggtacgtgcaaatttaaggaaaaaaaatatttttcttaaaggGTCATACCgagtcgggtcattttacctgttgggtaaagtgacccgacttgttaaggacccgttaagataacgagtgtgacacgacacgatatgttaagataacgggtgtgacacgacacgatatgttaagataacatgtgttacacgaaaacgatacGAAACACGGCAAACACAACCCGTTTGCCGAGCTCGAGCCTAACTTTAGAAGAGCAACTCTATTAAGTCTGacatgaatttaaaaaaaaagggacactttggatgcagtCCCTAACTACCaatgttctttgattgaaacctttgtgctttttagttttttatcgaAGCCCATGATATTAATGTaatgatgtatttatatgcaggttattatatttttatattaaaaatgaaatttgtagttatttatattaatgaaattttaaattaaacctATAATTTAtgagattaaaaatattaaagatgaattaTACTCTTTAAtaaattgtgtgtgtgtgtatacacgAGTACGTTCataaaaattaaccaaaaaattattgtaccaaaacatgagTAAGTTATTCAAAGACACAAAAAAGAAGATATTAGACTTAATAACATATTAAACtagacatggatacattctcaattCAACGAAATAGAATGTACTcatataagttttaaaaatgGATATgagaaaagattgaatgaattttatataaaaaaatgggtacattttatattaaaaaagggtacatttttcatataacaaattgatatatttaagaaagagtacatataagattaaaaatttgaattttttttagaaaaatttaatAGGTACAAatttattctaattttattttttagtttttgaaaatgtttgaattgaaaattaattaggagtatAATAAGGGTGTaagtattaaaactctaaatcagttactaatttttattataaaaattatgtaacttacatctaattcattaatatattaatagtAAGGAtttgatcaaaatttaaaaattgataAGGTCTTAATTAATCAATATTAGAAACTAAAGACTAGAtgctatatttttttataaaaaaaaaaactgttattTAAGTAGATAAATATTGtcacttgttttttttattttttattttttattttttatttatttattttttttttaaattgaaaaaaaaaggaagagataTACGCTTGGGCTCAGGTTCTTCTCTTCTTCAGTTACACAAGAAAACCGTACCAAAGCTTTGGGTTTTATGCTTTATACTGGTTCTGGGTTGGTACAATTGCAGTGCCCTTTTCCTTGATTGTTTCGTAGCAAATCATGACGTCTCTGTCTCTTCCTCACTCGCTTCCTCGCTCGCCGCCGCTCCTCCATTCAAACCAACCAAGAATTCTCGCTCCCTCATTCAATCGATTCCCTCTCTTTCGATGCTCCGCCAATCTCAGAAACTCCAAAAAGCACCAAAATTCCAGAGCCACTGGTCGCTTCACTGCCCCTCGCCTCCCAGGTTCTAATTTTACTGATTCCATTTACTGTTGACTGACTCAAGtaagaaatttttagaaatttgtTTACCTGTTATGGTTCTATGTTGAATTGTGAGTCTGAAATGATGCATCCGGGACAGGAAATATGTTCATTGGTGTTGTATGAgttggatttctaagtttgaAAGTGGCTTGAACACTACTATTCTTACCCTACATTGTGTATCTATCAGACTATAATGATAGCTCTTGAGGGTGGGAAAAACAAAGAAGCTAGCTTTTAAGGatgttgttttatttttcttctaaaGTGCTAATGTATCTTACTGATTCTATGATGCCATATTTCCTATGATCTCTCGGTTGTGCAAGTTTTCAATTTAGTTGTACTGACACGGGTTATTTTTATGATACCGTTGCAGCAAAGTTAGAAGTGGAACGATTTGCGAGCATTTCTTCTTCGAGTACCCAAGAAACATCTTCAGTTGGTGTCAACCCACAAATCTCAGTACCTCCCCCACCCTCCTATGTGTAAGGATTTGTTTTCTTCACTTTCTctgttattaatttattttataactaATCATGTATTTTATGAGCTTTTTGGGCTGCTTCTTCTTTCGTCCTTGTGCCCAAACGCTCATGACCATTTCATCTTACACCTTTTTGACCTTTTATGTTCTAGAGGGTCGCCTCTGTTTTGGATTGGAGTTGGTGTTGGGCTTTCAGCACTATTTTCATGGGTGAGAACATGGATTATTGCATGCTTTTTGCTTGATAAAATGAACTTTTATTAGACCATTTCACCTTTGCTGTGTGTTTGACAAGTTATATTTAATGACAGGTAGCTACAAGATTAAAGGTGCGTCTTTTCATTCTACAATTTATGGGTCttattttttttcgttttcaattACTGGATTTTAATATCGCAGGGTGTGTATAAAAAGACAATATTTGAGTTGAGTGCTCTTAACATGTTTAATATTTGTGAAAGAACTTTTTTCAAATTACCATCCTCAAATGTGTATGCGAGTACATATGTTAAAAAGGATAAGTGTTTGTTTATTGTCTGACACAAAATCTAGCCTcacactcttttgatatgtgagttttgttttaatttaaactTGTCTTCAATATTCTTTCAGAATTATGCTATGCAACAAGCTTTTAAGACTTTGATGGGTCAAATGAATCCACAAGATAGCCAGTTCAACAATGCTGGATTTTCTCCGGGGTCACCTTTTCCGTTTCCATCGGCTCCAGGATCAGGGCCTTTTGGCTCACCTTTTCCACCTACTTCCCAACATTCGACAGTAGATGTATCTGCAACCAGAGTAGATGCAGCACCATCCGCACCAGCAGCACCATCCTCCGCACCAGCAGCACAAGCCACACCTACCACGCCGACCACACCAGCCACCCCCGCCACTGATGTCAAAAGTGACTCAGAACTAAATAAAAAGTCAAACAGATTTGGTAAGCCCATACCATACTCTCATTTATATTGCACAGAGAATTTTTATGGTTCAATTTTCTCAATCtgaaatttatatttaatctaCAAAGAAAATTGTCTCTGACCTAGAatattttatgttattaataATCCTTATGGCCTTCAATGTATGTATCTTGTTTTTCCAttgcttctttttctttaacttTATCTTGGGATCCTAATACATGATCTAAATTCCCTTTTCAATGTTCCAATATATTGGTTATAGTAAATTTAAGTTGCTCAAATAGCCATGAAAGTAAAACAGGGAATTCACTTCTATAGTGGCTGggactttataaaaaaattctaaatagaTGTGGGCATTCTAAAGTATCATTTATTGATGGCTGCAAGAACGAGTGAAGATCGGTGTGGGCTATCTATATCTGAGGTATCATGTCATATACTGATTTTTGTTAGACATCTTGTTAGGAGCGTTGAAATCTTTTGTTTTGGGCAATACATTTAATCATTCCTCAGGAATTATCATACTTATAAAGATATATATCTGGGAGATTTCTTCAATAGTTCAACAAAGTAGTCACAAAtgcaagtggccctttaccacagtggtggaaaggTTGTTGTGCCCTTGCATTACGGCGTGAGTTAGAATCCCGTCGGgtcctaatctaacatctaatctaaccaaatctatcatttgaccaaaaaaacaaagtagtcaaatttggaaagaaaggtaaGTTGCTAATGGTATGGGCAGCACAACACTTGGTCCATCTGTTAAAGGCACAATTTTCACTGTTGGGGCTCTGGTAGTGGACGTTTGGATCACTGAACTGCATTGCATGGTGGACCAGTGGGATCCCCTTTTGATTCTCCTCACAAGGGATTCCTATTGAGTCCGATCCCTATTAATAAAGGAATTCAATCTATATATTCTCCTCACAAGCGATCATTATAATAAGAGGactacatatatatgtatgtatgtatgtatgtatgtatatatatatatatatatatataaatatattaatttatatataaaaaaagataCATAGATAACTTAGATGAATAGTTATATTTCTTCTACTAATCTAAGGCGTGCAAGGCTTATCATTGTAATATGTTAGTAGTTGTGTTATTTTTAGTTTATATGAATCCATGCTATGATGGTTCTGTCACACAGCTAGTAGTAATAAATAGAGGCCATTTGATTCTAACGGAGCTGATCTGATTTAAAGGCAGATTGCTGTTTATGGGTGGTTTGATGTCAAAAAGTATGATTGACAAACTATCAAGGCTAAATATGTGATTGCCGTGATGTTGAACTCACAAAATCTTTTTCACAATGATCTTGTGGGCTTGAATTGCAACGGAAGCCTTAGATCTGTCAGAGGCAGTTACCTGCATACAACTGTGGGGGCTGGTCATATGACCTGTCTTATATTGACACGTAGGATTATTGTCAATACCTTAATCGTTTACTGTAGTGAATGGATTGAAAATTTCTATAACAAATGAAGGCCATCAATTCTTCGTCTGATTTTTTGACAAGATACTCTTATTTGgacattgaaatgttttcttatGAAGGTTTCCTGTTAGAGATTCTAAATTTATGTTCTACTGACAGCTTTTGTAGATGTCACTCCAGAAGAAACAGAGCAAAAGAGTCCTTtcgaaagtagcttaaaagatgTTTCTGAAGCAAGTTCATCTAAGGGTACCCAGAATGATGTGGAAGTGAGTATCTACTGTCAGTGTTACTCAAGATGTTGTGTTTTTAGTAAATCTTCAAATTTAACTATTTCCAAACTCCATGAAGGTTTCTCAAAATGGAGCTGCTTTTAAGCAGGGGGCAGGTTCTTTCACCGGTTCCCAATCTACTGGTATGTAAAGAGTCATGTGAGACTTTTGCAGTCTCTCAGGATTCCAGCGAATGCTTTGCTTTAGATTTGATATCAAATATTTTTGGTAGCTTAGTTGTGATAAAGGCCATCTTTATCTAAAGACTTTTGAACTGCTTATGCTAAATTTCGCCTGCTCCACTTGGGATAATGGTTCTAGAGTTCTAGTTGTGTAAAGACTCGTGCATGGATCTGATCAAGGATTGGGCTGGCCTGCCCTAAAAGCAAGGCCCAACCCTGGGAAATTAGGGCAGCcccttaaaaaagaaaagacctAGAATGAGGCACTACCTTTATACATTTGATTGACTAATGTTGACACCAAAACTTGTTTTATATggataaattgaaaaataaattgcTAATAAATCATCTCTCCGAAACTACTGCTTGAAAATGTGCCATTTGAATTAAATAGTCGCATAGGTCTGTTAAGGTAGTGCTTACTTAAATAGTGTATGCCAGCTGAGAGGATTACACGACTATGCCGTAAATGGATATGAAATAATCCTGATTGCATTACTGTGTAATCCTAATCAGTATGTCTTTAAGTggctatgattttcatttttggaaTCTAATCAGACAGTTTAagtatgtttttatttattaatggaTAGGAAAAGAAAATCCTGCAATATCAGTGGAAGCCTTGGAGAAAATGTTGGAAGATCCGACAGTGCAGAAGATGGTTTATCCGTAATATACCTTCTTATCTTATGTgcttactacttgtgaaaaatGATCTTGTTGTAGTGTCTTATCATGGTTGAATCTAGTTAATTAGCTACGTATCACTTGCATACCTTTGTGAATTTCTGGAGAGTCAATGGTATTTTGATTGGGTTGGAATAAGATTTTATCAAATTCTCTGCGTATGCAATTTAAATCCAGCTTGAACTGTTTACTTTTGGGGTATTAAATTCATTTGGACAAGGATAATTTTTCAAGCTTGTTAAAGGTAACCTCGTCATTTGGATGAGGATAACTTATTGACTATTTCAAGCTGAAAGTGTTTGGTCTGTTGTTCAGGAATACCAATTTTCAGTCAAAATTTTGACATTTTATAGGAAGATGGTTATCCTTTGGCTAATCCCTCACCTTTTAGTTCCATTATTAAATATCTTGTTCATTCCTTTCATTCATTTCTTGGAATGTTTATGTGATTATAAAAGCTGATCTCAGAGTTTCCTTCTAAGTGTATATCATATGTTGTAATAAGCTTCCAGTTGTCGTACTCTTTGTttaacattttttaattttattctgtCTCATGAATGTGACTTAACATCAACTTACTCCTCTAGAGGAACTATAACATGTTTTTCTTGCTATTggaatgaaaattaattttatttataccCTTGTAGCTATTTACCAGAGGAGATGAGGAATCCTACCACTTTCAAATGTAAGTCCATCTTTCAGTAACACGGCTTTTCCTTAAGATCCTGGGTTATCAGTTATAGCCTTGATATGGCTTATAACCATAAATAATGTTTtcaatttgataattatttgtTCACACCTGATAAGACTAATTGCGGCCATCTGCCTGTTTGAAGCAATGTCTATGTTGTCCTGTGTCATAGCTGATCTTACTGCATAATATCTGGTCTTTTTTCATATTACGTAGAACcttttccttatttttatttttaaaactcttttttgttGTGACCATGTGTTCTTTCATGGT
This region of Malus domestica chromosome 07, GDT2T_hap1 genomic DNA includes:
- the LOC103438896 gene encoding protein TIC 40, chloroplastic; translation: MTSLSLPHSLPRSPPLLHSNQPRILAPSFNRFPLFRCSANLRNSKKHQNSRATGRFTAPRLPAKLEVERFASISSSSTQETSSVGVNPQISVPPPPSYVGSPLFWIGVGVGLSALFSWVATRLKNYAMQQAFKTLMGQMNPQDSQFNNAGFSPGSPFPFPSAPGSGPFGSPFPPTSQHSTVDVSATRVDAAPSAPAAPSSAPAAQATPTTPTTPATPATDVKSDSELNKKSNRFAFVDVTPEETEQKSPFESSLKDVSEASSSKGTQNDVEVSQNGAAFKQGAGSFTGSQSTGKENPAISVEALEKMLEDPTVQKMVYPYLPEEMRNPTTFKWMLQNPEYRKQLEDMLNNMGGSSEWDNRMMDSLKNFDLSSPEVKQQFDQIGLSPEEVISKIMANPEVAMAFQNPRVQAAIMDCSQNPLSIAKYQNDKEVMDVFNKISELFPGVSGSP